One window of Triticum dicoccoides isolate Atlit2015 ecotype Zavitan chromosome 5A, WEW_v2.0, whole genome shotgun sequence genomic DNA carries:
- the LOC119303045 gene encoding serine/threonine-protein kinase STY13-like codes for MASSAGDMPEVKFKRTGSLGSSDYVRADKIDLTSLDIQLEQQLNKKWGKTNIKSQGPKADWEIDLAKLEIRHVIAQGTYGTVYRGTYDGQQVAVKLLDWGEDGFATEAETTALRTSFKQEVAVWHKLSHPNVTRFIGASMGTTDLKIPVNDNGARANLPARACCVVVEYLAGGTLKQYLIKNRRRKLAYKVVVQLALDLSRGLSYLHSRKIVHRDVKTENMLLDTQRNLKIADFGVARVEAQNPKDMTGATGTLGYMAPEVLDGKPYNRKCDVYSFGICLWEIYCCDMPYPDLSFADVSSAVVHQNLRPDIPRCCPSAFANIMRKCWDGNPDKRPDMDEVVQLMEALDTSKGGGMIPDGQSSGCLCFTRARGP; via the exons ATGGCGTCCAGCGCCGGTGATATGCCCGAGGTGAAATTCAAGAGGACCGGCAGCCTGGGGAGCAGCGACTACGTGCGAGCCGACAAGATCGACCTCACCAGCCTCGACATCCAGCTGGAGCAGCAGCTCAACAAGAAATGGGGCAAGACCAACATCAAGTCCCAGGGACCCAAGGCGGACTGGGAGATTGACCTTGCTAAGCTGGAGATCCGGCACGTCATCGCCCAGGGCACATATGGAACCGTCTACCGCGGCACCTATGATGGCCAGCAGGTCGCAG TGAAGCTGTTGGATTGGGGAGAAGATGGTTTTGCCACAGAAGCCGAAACTACTGCTTTACGAACATCATTTAAGCAGGAGGTTGCTGTTTGGCATAAGCTCAGCCATCCTAACGTTACAAGG TTTATTGGTGCGTCTATGGGGACCACCGACCTCAAGATACCAGTCAATGACAACGGTGCGCGTGCCAACTTGCCAGCTAGAGCATGTTGTGTTGTGGTAGAGTATCTCGCTGGAGGCACTTTGAAGCAGTATCTGATAAAGAACAGACGGCGGAAGCTCGCCTACAAAGTTGTGGTTCAGCTTGCATTGGATCTGTCCAGGGG ATTGAGCTATCTACACTCTAGAAAGATAGTACATCGCGACGTGAAAACTGAAAATATGCTGCTTGATACACAGCGTAACCTTAAGATTGCTGATTTTGGCGTTGCACGTGTTGAGGCTCAGAATCCGAAGGATATGACTGGTGCGACAGGCACACTTGGTTATATGGCCCCAGAG GTTCTTGATGGTAAACCATACAACAGGAAATGTGATGTTTACAGTTTCGGCATCTGCCTGTGGGAAATCTATTGCTGTGACATGCCATACCCAGACCTAAGTTTTGCCGATGTCTCTTCTGCTGTTGTTCACCAG AATTTGCGGCCAGACATACCCCGCTGCTGTCCAAGTGCGTTTGCGAACATTATGCGTAAATGCTGGGACGGAAACCCTGACAAACGCCCGGACATGGATGAGGTGGTGCAGCTTATGGAGGCCCTCGACACAAGCAAAGGCGGCGGTATGATACCGGATGGTCAGTCGTCCGGATGCTTATGTTTCACCAGGGCCCGTGGCCCGTAG